GATCGCCGCGGTCAGGATCCTCGGATCGCTCGTAAAGTCCTGCACCAGCGTTGCGTGGTTCGCGAGCAGATAGATGCATACCTGCTGGTCCTGTTGAACGGTTTTCAGGTATTTCAAGACGTCCTGCTTGGCCCGGTTCTGGTCTGCCAGCGGCGTGTTCAGCAGATCGAGCAGCAGAATCGTCGGTGGCCGGTTCACCGGCGGCGCGAAATTGGTGAACACTCCCGGCGGCAAATTGCGCCGCGCCACCGCCGCCGCGCCTGGCTCGGGGGGAGCGTATTCCTGCGCCTGAAAGACGCGGATGTTCTGCGGTTTTCCGTTTTCCAGCACCTTGAACTGCGCCGCCTGCAACCCGGTCACTGGTTTTCCGTTTTCCGTTACAACCGCGTCAATCAGCACAAGCCCGGTCGCGGTGCGCAGCACGGCTCCGGGCGTTCCCGGCGGAAGCGATTCCACCGCGGATTGTCCGCCGGCTGCCGGCTGGCTGGCCTGGCCAATGCACGGACAGCTTGCCAGGCAGAAAACAAGCCACAAACTCACACACGCTGGCGTTGCGGCATTCGCGCAATGTCGCATTTCCATCCTCCAACATCACAAACGGCTGACCGTTGCCCGCTGAGGGCGTCGCCGACCGGCAGCTTACGCGCAAATCGCCATCGAGTCGAGCTTACGCGTGCTCGCAAGCAAGCCGCCGCGTGATACGAGTCGCATTCCCCGGCAGCGTATAATTTTCTGTTTGAACCGAGCTTCACGGAGACCCTGACATGGCCACGACCGTCGGCACCACTCCCCAAAATGCAAGCGCTGTCCCTCAGCCGCGCGCTGAATGGATTGCGCGGCGCCGCGACCAGAACACAGACGGAAACTTCTCGCAGATGCACTACGCCCGCCAGGGCGTGGTCACGGAAGAAATGATGTACGTGGCCGAGCGCGAGCAGCTCGCTCCCGAACTGGTGCGCGATGAAGTCGCCCGCGGCCGCATGATCATCCCGGCCAACATCAATCATCCCGAGCTGGAGCCGATGGCCATCGGCGTCGCCTCAAAATGCAAGATCAATGCCAACATCGGCAACTCGGCGGTTACCAGCGAAATCGACGAGGAACTTCGCAAATTGCACACGGCTGTCCACTACGGCGCCGACACCGTGATGGACCTCTCCACCGGCGGCGACATCCATCGCATCCGCGAAGCCATCATTCGCCACTCGCCTGTTCCGGTCGGAACGGTACCGATTTACGAAGCGGTCTCGCGCGTCAAGCGCATCGAGGACCTCAGCGCCGACCTCATGCTCGAAGTGATCCACGAGCAGGCCGAGCAGGGCGTGGACTACATGACCATCCACGCCGGCGTGCTCATTCAGTATCTGCCGATGGTGTCCAAGCGCATCACCGGCATCGTCAGCCGCGGCGGCGCGATCCTCGCTCAGTGGATGGCACATCACCATCGCCAAAATTTCCTTTACGAACGCTTCGACGACGTCACCAGGCTCCTCGCCCGCTACGACGTTGCCTACTCGCTCGGCGACGGCCTCCGCCCCGGCTGCATCGCCGACGCCAGCGACGAAGCGCAGTTCGCCGAACTCCGCACTCTCGGCGAGCTCACGAAGAAAGCTTGGGAGCGCGACGTGCAGGTCATGATCGAGGGCCCCGGCCACGTTCCGCTCGACAAAATCAAGGAGCAGGTGGACGAAGAAGTGAAGTGGTGCCACGAAGCGCCCTTCTACACGCTCGGGCCGCTGGTCACCGACATCGCGCCCGGCTACGACCACATCACCAGCGCCATCGGCGCGGCGCTCATCGGCTGGCACGGCGCCGCCATGCTCTGCTACGTCACGCCCAAAGAGCACCTCGGTCTTCCCAACGAAAAAGATGTGAAGGACGGCATCATCGCCTACAAGATCGCCGCCCACGCCGCCGACGTGGCCCGCCATCGCCCCGGCTCTCGCGATCGCGACGACGCCATCAGCTTCGCCCGCTACAAATTCGACTGGAACAAGCAGTTCGAGCTCTCGCTCGATCCGGAAACCGCCCGCGCCATGCACGACGAAACGCTTCCCGACGACTACTACAAAGAGACGGCGTTCTGCTCCATGTGCGGCCCGAAATTCTGCTCCATGAATTATTCGGCAAAGGTGGACGAGTACAACAAGCAGGTGCACGGCCTGGAGAAGAAGGACTACTCCGACCTGCTGGTCAAGCTGACAGCAAAGTAGAGATCGAGCAGATTCCTGCGATGGAGCCTGGCCGCCCGCGGCCGGGCATTTCCGCGCAAGCCGAAGCTGCGCGATGGAGCGGCGGGCGCCCTCGCCCACCAGCGCACCACCGCTGCCGTTCATCGAAGCTGTCATCCTGAGCGAAGCAAAACAGCCCGGCGATTGCCGGGCTTTTGCGGAGTCGAAGGATCCCTGCCCGCACCACTGCGCTTCAGGAGACTGCTTACTGCAAATCCGAATACCGCTTCGGCTCTCGCCGCGTGGCTGACTGCTCTCCGCTCGGCCGCGTCTTTTCGTAGCGATGAATGATGACCTCGTCATCGGCAACGCCGGCGTCGCGCGAGACACGGCGTGCGGGAGCAGCGGTGCTCGCCGCCGGCTTTTGCGTGTGTGACCGCGGCGCCGGGGCCGTGACGGAACGCGGTGCAGCGGACTTCGTTCCGGAACCGTCCGGAAGCAGCGTCACCGGACCGAACGGCATGGCCTGCTTCATGGTCGAGTCCGTTGGCGCCGCGGCGGGCGGCCCGCCGCTGGCGGCCATGGCCCATCCCACCATCAGCACCAGCGCCGATACGGCAGCCGTCGCAAACGCCGTGCGCCATCTGCGCGGCAGGGGCCTCCGCGGACGTCGTGGCGACAAGCGCCGATCCGGCCCTCGCGCCGCATATCCCGCCCTCTTCTTCGGAGCAGCTTCGCCGGCGCCCGCGCGCCTTGACGGTGGGTGCCCCACCCTTCCGCCTTCTGTTGGCGGAGGGTGGGCGATTCCGGGTGCGTGCGCCGCCTCCGCTCCTTCGGGCGGCGCTTTCTGCGCCTCCGCGACGATCTGCGCGATTTCCATCCCCGGCGTCACCAGGACGGACCTGGGCAGCGCCGAACCCTGCTGCTGCCGCAGGGCCTCGGCGCGCTGGCGCTCCCGCCGTGCCCGCTCGTGGGCCGCTTGCTGCTGGGCGCGGCGCAGCCGCTGCGCGTGCAGCTCGTGTTGACGTTCCCTCCGCTTCGCCAGTGAACGGTTGAGCGCCTCAATCTGTCCGTTGGCAGCGCGCGCGCCGCTCCGCAGCGCATCACCCGCCGCGCTTGCGGCATCGGTCAGCACGCCGGCCATGCTGCCGAACAACCTGCGCAGACCACTGGCCGACCGTTCTGAAAGTTCGGTCCGCTCCGGAAACCTCAGCGGAGTCGGCGCTGTCTGCATGCGCGGATCGCGGCTCTCGGCCGGCGCCGGTTCAGCCGGGTCTTCCGCGGGTGCCCCATGTTCCGAGGTCCGCTCTTGACCGCTAACGTAGGGTAGCGCGCCGCCAAAAACACCCGGCGCGGCAAAGCGGGCCACGTCGTCCGCCTGCGCTGCCACGCGCGCCATTGCCGCATCAACAGCGCAGCGTTCCACACGCAGTTCCAGCTCAGCATCCATCGAGCCCATCGCGCCCGGCGGAACAACTTCCACGGTGTAACCGCGGTTGGCAAGGTATTCGGAAACGGATTCGGCGTCGTTGGGATGATCGGCGATGATGCGGGCAACCGGCATGAGCGCGTTTTCCTCTCCGTCCGCGCGAAATTCGCAGCGGAGTCAAGACGAAAAGCCGGCGGTGGCGCGCCCGGCAGGGTGGCGTAACACCGATTTTAGACGCAAATCGACCTGTGAGGGTGGCCTCTGACCTGAGTGGAGCGGACGCCCTCGTCCGCGCTGCCGGCACAACCAAATCGCCAACCTTGCGACCGCAGCCGTTCAAACCTTCTCGGTCACGGCAGCACCACGACTGCTTTTGACTTTTTGTGAAGCGTGAAACGCGAAACGTGGACCTCGTCCCGCGCCCAAACACCGGACGACTGAGGCGCCGCGGCGCCTAGTTGGTTTCCGCGAAGTCCATCCCGTCGGCATATTGCAGGCCGGCGATCACCCGCGCCCGGTACTGCACTTCCAGGTATGCGCGCAGGATTTCAATGTGCACCATTTCGCGCTGCCGCGGACCGCGGCAGTCGAAGCGAAGCGCGTCAAGTGCCTGGTACCGGTTGTGGGCGTCGAGAAATTTCTGAATGGCCGAGGTCATGTCCCGGGATTCTCGGCTTCGCGCGCGCGCCGCAGAATCGGGCCAAACACCTAGAATGCGGACCCACGTCGCCGTAGCGCCATTAGGCTGCCTTAGCGTTCTACGCTGTGCTTCGCGCTGTACGCGAATTACCGCGGCCGGACCGAAGTCCGCCACTTGGCGTGCAGCCAGAGCACGATGCCCAGCGCGCACGTCTCCAGCGGGCCGCCGGTAGGAGGCACGAGACTGGAGAGGCCGGTGAAACCTTGCGTCGCGATCTTCACCGACCAGACAACGCCGGCGGCAGCCACCAGGCTCCCGATCCGCGACTCCCAGCGCGTATCCATCGCGCGCACTCTAGCACAACTCCAGCCTTCAGGACTTGCCATCCCGAGCACGGCGTTCTCAAATCTCAGAGGGACATGCGCACGGGGATGTTCTTACCCTTTGCCAGACCTCGGCCGCCAACCTCATGGTTCCCTTAGAAGCGACCGTGGGAGGGGTATATGTTGTCTGACGGCAATCTGCCGATGACGAACATCCTCGATCTCCCGCCGCCGGCCCCTGGAACACGCCTGCACTACGGCGCTGGCGAGCTGCAATTCGGTGAGTTGCGCGTGCCCCCGGGAACTGGCCCGTTCCCGGTCGTGGTGAATATTCATGGCGGATTCTGGCGCGCCCAATACGACTTGTGTCACGCCAGCCACCTCTGCGCGGCGCTAACTGGCGCAGGCTGTTCCACGTGGAACGTCGAATATCGCCGCGTGGGCCACTCCGGCGGCGGCTGGCCCGGCGCCTTTGACGATGTCGTGGGCGCGTTCCAGTTCTTGCCGGAGCTCGCCGGGAAGTTTCCACTCGACTTGCGGCGCGTCGTGGTGATGGGGCACTCCGCCGGCGGGCAACTCGCACTTTGCCTGGCTGCTCGCGAGCCGTCATTGCGCGGCGCAATCGCGCTCGCCCCGGTGAGCGATCTGCTCCGCGCGCATGAATTGCGGCTGGGCGCGGGCGCGGTCGAGAATTTTCTCGGCGCGCCGCCAGAGCCACCGGCCGAAAATTGGCGCGCCGCTTCACCACTCGAGCTCTCGATCCGCGTTCCTCAGCGCCTGATTCACGCCGCGCTCGATGATGTCGTCCCGATCAGCTTGAGCCGGGACTACGTCGCCGCCAAGCGCGCGCGCGGAGAAAATGCGCAGCTTATCGAATTGGCCGGCGCCGATCATTTCGATGTAATCGATCCACGATCGAAGGCATGGCCGGTGGTGCAGCGTACTGTCCTCGAGCTGCTTGGGTAGCGCCCTTCTGACGTGCGACGCGACTGGTTACAATGTTCATTCGCGGGCGCGAAAGCGCCCCGCGTTCCGCGCGCACGGAACACGGGGATGCGGCGCGCACTTGGCACTCTGGGAGATTGAATGAAGGCAGTGGTGGCGCGTGAGCGCAACAAGGGCTACTACCGTGTGCTGCACGTGCCCATCTGGGTCTGGGTGTTTTTCATCCTGCCCGGTCATCTCACCTCCGACCTCTATCAGCACGGCCCGGACCGGCGGCATTGGATTTGGCTCGCCATGGTTGTCGCGGTGTGCGCGTGGCGCGGCGCGCTCGGGCGGCTTCCCGGCGTGGAGCCGCGTCCCTACATCACGCACTACGGCATGGACAAACCGAACCTCGGTTATCGCGTGGTGTGCTACACCGCCGCCTGGATTGATCTGCTGGTCCCGTACACGCTGAACCTGATCGGCCTGGCGACCGCCAACCTCACCGGCCGCTGGATGCTGCCGGAGCTGTACACCTGGCTCTACTATCCGATGGCGATCGCCGTCGTGCTCGCCACGCTGCTCAACTGGACGCCGCGCGCGCGGCGCACCACGCGCAACGAGGGCGCGGAGAAGGCGTGGTTTTACGTCGCCATCTGGAC
This genomic interval from Terriglobales bacterium contains the following:
- a CDS encoding alpha/beta hydrolase, giving the protein MLSDGNLPMTNILDLPPPAPGTRLHYGAGELQFGELRVPPGTGPFPVVVNIHGGFWRAQYDLCHASHLCAALTGAGCSTWNVEYRRVGHSGGGWPGAFDDVVGAFQFLPELAGKFPLDLRRVVVMGHSAGGQLALCLAAREPSLRGAIALAPVSDLLRAHELRLGAGAVENFLGAPPEPPAENWRAASPLELSIRVPQRLIHAALDDVVPISLSRDYVAAKRARGENAQLIELAGADHFDVIDPRSKAWPVVQRTVLELLG
- the thiC gene encoding phosphomethylpyrimidine synthase ThiC, yielding MATTVGTTPQNASAVPQPRAEWIARRRDQNTDGNFSQMHYARQGVVTEEMMYVAEREQLAPELVRDEVARGRMIIPANINHPELEPMAIGVASKCKINANIGNSAVTSEIDEELRKLHTAVHYGADTVMDLSTGGDIHRIREAIIRHSPVPVGTVPIYEAVSRVKRIEDLSADLMLEVIHEQAEQGVDYMTIHAGVLIQYLPMVSKRITGIVSRGGAILAQWMAHHHRQNFLYERFDDVTRLLARYDVAYSLGDGLRPGCIADASDEAQFAELRTLGELTKKAWERDVQVMIEGPGHVPLDKIKEQVDEEVKWCHEAPFYTLGPLVTDIAPGYDHITSAIGAALIGWHGAAMLCYVTPKEHLGLPNEKDVKDGIIAYKIAAHAADVARHRPGSRDRDDAISFARYKFDWNKQFELSLDPETARAMHDETLPDDYYKETAFCSMCGPKFCSMNYSAKVDEYNKQVHGLEKKDYSDLLVKLTAK